The following proteins are co-located in the Hydrogenobacter hydrogenophilus genome:
- a CDS encoding 3'-5' exonuclease, which yields MILLDRCIRYVYERVYGERFYRCNWDVDLNLTVSDTTFVVCDTETTGLDIKKDEPIAIGALKIRALHLDLSEKFYRLLKPKKLPDRSSIEIHGITPSDLTSVYTQEDVGKDLLNFAKGSVLVGYFFHFDLEMIRKLLKDLCPSIFLPYFIDVLDLYPGEKPSDMESMLSALGIPLSARHSALEDAYMTALIFLKLIKPYEKKKLKAVPLRVL from the coding sequence ATGATACTCTTAGATAGGTGTATTAGGTACGTATACGAAAGGGTTTATGGTGAGAGGTTTTACAGGTGCAACTGGGATGTGGACCTGAACTTAACGGTAAGTGATACAACTTTTGTAGTTTGCGATACAGAAACCACGGGTCTTGACATAAAAAAAGATGAGCCTATAGCCATAGGTGCTCTAAAAATAAGAGCTCTTCACTTGGATCTCTCCGAAAAATTTTACAGACTGCTAAAACCCAAAAAATTACCAGATAGATCCTCTATTGAAATCCATGGTATAACACCTTCTGACCTTACATCTGTTTACACACAGGAAGATGTAGGTAAGGATCTTTTGAATTTTGCAAAGGGTAGTGTGCTGGTAGGCTACTTTTTCCATTTTGACCTTGAGATGATAAGAAAGCTCCTCAAAGATCTTTGCCCTTCTATATTCTTACCGTATTTTATTGATGTACTTGACCTTTACCCAGGTGAAAAGCCTTCTGATATGGAGAGTATGCTTTCTGCTCTCGGAATTCCCTTAAGTGCTCGTCATTCTGCTTTAGAGGACGCCTACATGACCGCTCTTATATTCCTCAAACTTATAAAGCCTTATGAAAAGAAAAAACTCAAGGCTGTTCCACTTAGAGTGCTCTAA
- a CDS encoding transposase, whose protein sequence is MVLDPNSSNFFAVVIEGVSEPYLIDGKGLKSLLRKYLKKIAELQKRLDGAKKKGFETHLLEERLSKTWLKIKRLLKHYAHTVSNLILELALKHGVKKIYVGDAVKNKNKESKLSSIVDQIWKLLPHGKVKECLEYKAKEYGIEVEYISEHFTSGVDSSIDGTVCKEAYTPEARVKRGLYKTKLLGYLNADINACRNFLKKLGKFDLISGVGKPVRLRVFYKLKGSSAILLYGRIGRSRGSVNLPVVIRDTISVQTHPKPRICDTR, encoded by the coding sequence ATGGTTTTAGACCCAAACTCTTCTAATTTCTTTGCAGTTGTAATAGAAGGAGTTTCTGAGCCTTATCTGATTGATGGGAAAGGGCTAAAGAGTTTGCTAAGGAAGTATCTAAAGAAGATTGCAGAGCTCCAGAAGAGGTTAGACGGAGCTAAGAAGAAAGGATTTGAAACGCATCTTTTGGAAGAGAGGCTTTCAAAAACTTGGCTAAAGATAAAGAGATTACTTAAACACTACGCACACACAGTATCGAACCTTATTTTGGAACTTGCACTAAAGCATGGAGTTAAGAAAATCTATGTAGGAGATGCGGTAAAGAACAAGAACAAAGAAAGCAAGCTAAGTAGCATAGTAGATCAGATATGGAAATTGCTTCCACATGGAAAAGTCAAAGAGTGTTTGGAATACAAAGCTAAAGAGTATGGAATAGAAGTTGAATACATCTCAGAACATTTTACTTCAGGTGTGGATAGTTCCATAGATGGGACTGTTTGCAAAGAAGCTTACACACCTGAAGCAAGAGTAAAGAGAGGACTATACAAAACAAAGCTTTTAGGCTATCTAAACGCAGACATTAATGCATGCAGAAACTTTCTCAAGAAGCTTGGAAAGTTTGACCTAATAAGTGGAGTAGGAAAGCCTGTAAGGTTGAGAGTTTTTTACAAGCTAAAAGGTAGCTCCGCTATCCTGCTATACGGTAGGATAGGTAGGAGTAGGGGCAGTGTGAACCTGCCTGTGGTGATAAGGGACACCATAAGTGTCCAAACTCACCCAAAGCCTCGGATCTGTGATACGAGGTAG
- the ispG gene encoding flavodoxin-dependent (E)-4-hydroxy-3-methylbut-2-enyl-diphosphate synthase, with protein sequence MIQRRKTRQINVGWVPVGGSAPIVVQSMTSTKTHDVPATLDQINRLARAGCELIRVAVPHEEDLNALEEIVKKSPIPVIADIHFAPSYAFRSMEKGVHGIRINPGNIGKEEIVRDIVQEAKVKNVAIRIGVNSGSLEKDLLEKYRYPCAQALFESAMRWSEKFEKWGFYNFKVSIKGSDVLENIKANKLFAEQTDIPLHIGITEAGMGQKGIIKSSVGIGILLYMGIGDTVRVSLTDDPEVEIKTAYEILRALGLRRRGVEIVACPTCGRIEVDLPKVVKEVEEKLKEVKTPIKVAIMGCVVNAIGEAKEADIGLACGKGFAWLFKEGKPIRRVSEEEMAQALLEEILRDINRK encoded by the coding sequence ATGATCCAAAGGCGAAAGACCCGTCAGATAAATGTAGGTTGGGTTCCAGTAGGTGGCTCCGCACCCATAGTGGTGCAATCCATGACTTCTACCAAAACGCACGATGTGCCCGCTACTCTTGATCAGATAAACAGGCTTGCTCGTGCAGGCTGTGAACTAATAAGAGTTGCTGTGCCACACGAAGAGGATCTTAATGCCCTTGAAGAGATAGTAAAGAAGTCTCCTATCCCAGTGATAGCGGACATACACTTTGCGCCTTCTTATGCCTTTAGGTCCATGGAGAAGGGGGTTCATGGTATAAGAATAAACCCCGGCAACATAGGGAAGGAAGAGATAGTAAGGGATATAGTGCAAGAAGCAAAAGTAAAGAATGTAGCCATAAGGATAGGCGTAAACTCAGGTTCTCTTGAGAAAGACCTTCTGGAAAAGTACCGCTACCCGTGTGCTCAGGCCCTCTTTGAAAGTGCCATGCGCTGGAGCGAGAAGTTTGAAAAATGGGGTTTTTATAACTTTAAGGTTTCCATAAAAGGCTCCGATGTGCTTGAAAACATCAAAGCCAACAAACTTTTTGCAGAGCAAACGGACATACCCCTGCATATAGGCATTACAGAGGCAGGTATGGGGCAAAAGGGTATAATAAAGTCCTCAGTAGGTATAGGCATCCTCCTTTACATGGGGATAGGAGATACGGTAAGGGTTTCCCTAACAGATGACCCGGAGGTGGAAATAAAAACAGCTTACGAAATCCTAAGAGCCTTGGGACTAAGAAGGCGCGGTGTGGAAATAGTAGCGTGTCCCACATGCGGAAGGATAGAAGTAGACCTTCCAAAAGTGGTTAAGGAGGTAGAAGAAAAATTAAAAGAAGTAAAAACACCTATAAAAGTAGCCATAATGGGCTGTGTGGTTAATGCCATAGGTGAAGCCAAGGAAGCAGATATAGGACTTGCGTGTGGCAAAGGTTTTGCGTGGCTTTTTAAAGAAGGAAAACCCATCCGCAGAGTAAGTGAAGAAGAGATGGCTCAGGCATTACTTGAGGAGATTCTAAGAGACATCAATAGAAAATAG
- the nadA gene encoding quinolinate synthase NadA — protein MFTLEVMTEKDTRELQEEIRNLAKEKNAVILAHYYQRPEVQDIADFIGDSLELSRKASQTDADIIVFCGVRFMCETAKIVNPNKKVLHPNPESGCPMADMITAKDVLKLKEQHPDGEVVAYVNTSAEVKAVSDICVTSANAVKIVQKLQSKKIIFIPDQALGNWVKRHVPDKEFVIWQGFCPPHFEFTAKEVQKLKNMYPDAKVAVHPECHPKVIQMADFVGSTSQIINYATTCDAKRVIVITEVGLKYTLMKRNPHKEYIFPESMNYCGSVYCCTMKAITLPKVYETLKNELNEVVLPEDIIEKAKRPIMRMLELS, from the coding sequence ATGTTTACCTTAGAGGTGATGACAGAAAAGGACACAAGGGAATTGCAGGAAGAAATAAGGAACCTTGCAAAGGAGAAAAATGCGGTAATATTGGCTCACTACTACCAAAGACCTGAGGTACAGGATATAGCGGACTTCATAGGCGACTCCTTGGAACTTTCAAGGAAAGCAAGCCAAACGGATGCGGACATAATAGTTTTCTGCGGTGTACGTTTTATGTGCGAGACCGCAAAAATTGTAAATCCTAATAAAAAGGTGCTCCATCCTAACCCTGAATCTGGCTGTCCTATGGCGGACATGATAACTGCAAAAGATGTGCTAAAGCTCAAAGAACAGCACCCTGATGGTGAGGTGGTAGCTTATGTAAACACTAGCGCAGAAGTAAAAGCGGTTTCAGATATTTGTGTGACTTCCGCCAACGCAGTAAAGATAGTTCAGAAACTTCAAAGCAAAAAGATCATCTTCATACCAGACCAAGCTCTTGGAAACTGGGTAAAAAGGCACGTGCCAGATAAGGAGTTTGTGATATGGCAGGGTTTTTGCCCACCACATTTTGAGTTCACAGCAAAAGAAGTCCAAAAGCTAAAGAACATGTATCCGGATGCGAAAGTTGCAGTTCATCCCGAATGTCATCCAAAGGTGATACAGATGGCAGATTTTGTAGGCTCTACTTCCCAGATAATTAACTACGCTACTACTTGCGACGCCAAAAGGGTCATAGTAATAACGGAGGTGGGTTTAAAGTACACTCTTATGAAAAGAAATCCCCACAAAGAATACATATTTCCGGAATCCATGAACTACTGCGGTAGTGTTTACTGTTGTACTATGAAAGCTATAACCTTGCCTAAGGTTTACGAAACACTAAAAAACGAGCTTAACGAGGTAGTTTTGCCAGAAGATATAATAGAAAAAGCCAAAAGACCCATTATGAGGATGTTAGAGCTGTCATGA
- the atpC gene encoding ATP synthase F1 subunit epsilon, producing the protein MISVEIVTPQGIVFSRQVNSVNIPTQEGEIGVLEKHMYLMTLLKPGLVYFDGNPKDGIAVTYGFVDITPQRVIILAEEAYTVGQIDAGREKELFDQAIKKLATAQTLEEIQEWERTKERAKTLLEILERFGS; encoded by the coding sequence ATGATCAGTGTTGAGATAGTCACACCACAAGGAATAGTCTTTTCAAGACAGGTAAACTCGGTAAACATCCCCACCCAAGAGGGAGAGATAGGTGTTTTAGAAAAGCACATGTACCTAATGACTCTTTTAAAACCCGGTCTTGTTTATTTTGACGGAAACCCAAAGGACGGTATAGCTGTCACTTACGGTTTTGTTGACATAACACCACAGAGGGTGATCATTTTAGCGGAAGAAGCTTACACTGTAGGACAGATAGACGCAGGTAGGGAAAAAGAGCTTTTCGATCAAGCCATTAAGAAATTAGCAACCGCACAGACCCTAGAGGAGATACAAGAGTGGGAAAGGACAAAGGAGCGAGCTAAAACGCTCCTTGAAATACTTGAAAGATTTGGAAGTTAA
- a CDS encoding tRNA1(Val) (adenine(37)-N6)-methyltransferase, which produces MEVKEFTFFGGKVRFRQPKTHRLSVVEVLFISNLKGIKRKSKVVDLGAGFGTLSILTSLRYGCEVWALERDTHMLELLDYNVRINGLEDKVHIVEGDVRFVEKFMEKNSFDVALLNPPFFPKSYGFESNKFHFEVDTQLTDFIRAVKYLLKDNGKLNLLYTTFRCVEAILILLNNNINPFYLRIFYPKMDKNGKFLHIYGVKNRRGNTVIEKPLIINKDDGEYTKEVKSVLESFL; this is translated from the coding sequence TTGGAAGTTAAGGAATTTACCTTCTTCGGTGGAAAGGTAAGGTTCAGGCAACCAAAAACACACAGACTTTCTGTGGTGGAGGTACTCTTTATTTCTAACCTAAAGGGCATAAAAAGAAAAAGTAAGGTAGTTGATTTAGGGGCTGGGTTTGGTACGCTATCTATTCTTACATCTCTCAGGTATGGCTGTGAGGTTTGGGCTTTAGAGAGGGACACTCATATGCTGGAACTTCTGGACTACAATGTGCGTATAAACGGGCTTGAGGATAAAGTGCACATAGTGGAGGGAGATGTGCGGTTTGTAGAAAAGTTTATGGAAAAAAACTCTTTTGATGTTGCTCTTTTGAACCCACCTTTCTTTCCTAAGAGTTATGGTTTTGAGAGTAATAAATTCCATTTTGAAGTGGATACACAGCTTACAGATTTCATAAGAGCTGTTAAGTATTTGCTAAAAGATAACGGAAAATTGAACTTACTTTACACTACTTTCAGGTGTGTTGAAGCGATTTTAATTCTACTGAATAACAACATAAACCCATTTTATTTGCGTATTTTCTATCCAAAAATGGATAAAAACGGTAAATTTTTACATATATATGGTGTCAAGAATCGCAGAGGAAACACAGTTATTGAAAAACCTTTAATAATAAATAAAGACGATGGTGAATATACCAAAGAAGTTAAAAGTGTCCTTGAGAGCTTCTTGTGA
- a CDS encoding DUF507 family protein — translation MRLPEKLVERIADRIIRELGEERVIEVEDPYTFKKKIIGVFKTAEEEERMLDEKTREVLKEKLDLLEESSLDYRTAYRAVRAKLAEEMNIHTGRRERMNQIANMIKDLIMSEDSVEIYEEPQYIRNRIRQILMEAVKEEEEIDREVRERIKSYSKRIVEGTPEWNHLYRRIYEDALKRRGLL, via the coding sequence ATGAGGTTGCCAGAAAAACTTGTAGAGAGGATAGCAGACAGAATTATAAGAGAGTTAGGAGAGGAGAGGGTTATAGAGGTAGAAGACCCCTATACATTTAAGAAAAAGATAATTGGGGTTTTTAAAACTGCGGAAGAGGAAGAGAGAATGCTTGATGAAAAAACCAGAGAGGTGCTAAAAGAAAAACTTGACCTGCTTGAGGAATCAAGCCTTGATTACAGGACTGCTTATAGAGCGGTAAGAGCCAAGCTTGCAGAGGAGATGAACATACATACAGGTAGAAGAGAAAGAATGAATCAGATAGCCAACATGATAAAGGATCTCATTATGTCAGAAGATAGCGTGGAAATATACGAAGAACCCCAATACATAAGAAACAGGATAAGACAGATACTCATGGAAGCAGTAAAAGAAGAGGAAGAAATAGACAGAGAAGTCAGGGAAAGGATAAAGTCATACTCCAAAAGGATAGTGGAAGGCACCCCCGAGTGGAATCATCTTTACAGAAGGATTTACGAGGACGCTCTGAAAAGAAGAGGATTGCTTTAA
- a CDS encoding FAD-binding oxidoreductase, protein MLGLLKKKPIDKLVEVLGKNKVITSIVERKLYSYDATPIPVERAVPSAVIFPESQEDVQKLVEICYQEEVPIFPRGAGSGLTGGAVPTLEKGVVVSFEKMKKFSVDVDNATVVVEPGVITYELQQYVEKLGLFYPPDPSSFKYSTIGGNIAENAGGPRCLKYGVTREYVLGLTAVIKEGKVLKTGNPVIKDVAGYDITKFFVGSEGTLGLITSATLKLIPKPKARATALVLFERLEDVGKAVTKIMTSGVFPSALEFMDADAIRAVEAHKPVGLPKDVSALLLIEIDGSVEGVKEDLNTVEKLLTSMGLRVQIAQDEAQAEKLWMARKNLGPALANLRTGKINEDIVFPRIYLSEAIPKLREIAKKYDLLMVIFGHIGDGNLHVNLLYDKKNREEEERAERAVDEVFELALRYNGSITGEHGVGLTKRKFLRWQLGDVGIEVMKGIKMVFDPKNLFNPGKLFSEN, encoded by the coding sequence ATGTTGGGACTGCTGAAGAAAAAACCCATTGATAAGCTCGTGGAAGTTTTAGGCAAAAACAAAGTTATCACTTCCATCGTAGAGAGAAAGCTCTACTCTTATGATGCCACACCTATACCTGTGGAAAGGGCTGTGCCGTCAGCGGTTATATTTCCCGAATCTCAAGAAGACGTACAAAAGCTCGTGGAAATATGTTATCAAGAAGAGGTGCCTATATTCCCAAGAGGTGCGGGTTCTGGACTTACGGGTGGTGCTGTGCCTACTTTAGAAAAAGGTGTTGTTGTCTCCTTTGAAAAGATGAAGAAATTCAGTGTAGATGTGGACAACGCTACAGTTGTGGTAGAACCGGGTGTTATAACCTACGAACTACAACAGTATGTGGAAAAACTTGGACTTTTTTATCCACCAGACCCCTCTTCCTTTAAGTACTCCACTATAGGTGGAAATATAGCGGAGAATGCAGGTGGTCCAAGATGTCTCAAATACGGTGTCACAAGGGAGTATGTGCTTGGGCTAACCGCAGTTATAAAAGAAGGTAAGGTGTTAAAAACGGGCAATCCAGTCATAAAAGATGTGGCAGGATACGACATAACTAAATTTTTTGTAGGTTCAGAAGGCACTTTGGGACTTATAACTTCTGCAACTCTGAAACTAATTCCCAAACCCAAGGCAAGAGCAACAGCACTTGTTCTCTTTGAAAGGCTTGAAGATGTAGGAAAAGCGGTCACTAAGATAATGACTTCTGGCGTCTTTCCATCCGCTCTTGAGTTTATGGATGCAGATGCTATAAGGGCGGTAGAAGCTCACAAACCTGTAGGTCTTCCCAAAGATGTATCTGCACTTTTGCTTATAGAAATAGACGGTTCTGTTGAAGGCGTAAAAGAGGATCTAAATACGGTTGAAAAGCTTCTTACGAGCATGGGACTAAGAGTTCAAATAGCGCAAGATGAGGCTCAGGCGGAAAAGCTGTGGATGGCACGCAAAAACCTTGGACCTGCTCTTGCTAATCTCAGAACGGGCAAGATAAACGAAGACATAGTATTCCCAAGGATTTATCTCTCTGAGGCTATTCCTAAGCTCAGAGAAATAGCCAAAAAGTATGACCTTCTTATGGTGATCTTTGGACACATTGGTGATGGAAACCTTCATGTGAATCTCCTTTATGATAAGAAAAACAGAGAGGAGGAGGAAAGGGCAGAAAGGGCGGTAGATGAGGTGTTTGAACTGGCTTTGCGTTATAACGGTTCTATAACAGGAGAGCACGGCGTTGGACTTACCAAAAGGAAGTTTCTAAGGTGGCAATTGGGTGATGTGGGAATAGAGGTGATGAAGGGTATAAAGATGGTTTTTGACCCAAAGAATCTGTTTAACCCAGGTAAGTTGTTTTCGGAAAATTAA
- a CDS encoding peptidyl-prolyl cis-trans isomerase, translated as MLQKVLFLLLVVLSLSYGSVVAKINSKVITKEELTNAFNAYWREIIHLPIAQATKKDMREFLIEYVRSQIIQQEAKKMGISVKESELREYIQKNIGSEKLSEAVKELVKTEIITNKIIDRIAKDIEVNDKQVIAYYYLNLRDFKLPAQVLVKRFLVDDLDTANEVYYRLSAGKSVENLKSVREGEPMWYSIQTLPEIVKEQLYPYEIGKVSKPIDTGAGYLILKIVDKRGGGIMPLESAKPLVRERLLKEKRQEVFREWFQRVSKDYRVEFFFWQL; from the coding sequence ATGCTCCAGAAAGTCCTTTTTCTATTACTTGTGGTGCTTAGTCTTTCCTATGGCAGTGTAGTTGCCAAAATAAACTCAAAAGTGATAACTAAGGAAGAGCTCACTAACGCTTTTAATGCATACTGGCGTGAGATAATACATCTACCTATAGCCCAAGCCACAAAAAAGGACATGAGAGAATTTCTCATAGAGTATGTAAGAAGCCAGATAATACAGCAAGAAGCTAAAAAGATGGGTATAAGTGTTAAAGAAAGCGAGTTAAGAGAATATATACAGAAAAACATTGGAAGTGAAAAACTAAGCGAAGCGGTAAAAGAATTAGTAAAAACGGAAATAATTACCAACAAGATCATAGACAGGATAGCCAAAGACATAGAGGTAAATGACAAGCAGGTAATAGCCTATTACTATCTGAACCTGAGAGACTTCAAACTACCCGCTCAGGTTTTAGTAAAAAGATTTTTGGTAGATGATCTGGACACAGCTAACGAAGTGTATTACCGCCTGTCAGCAGGAAAAAGTGTGGAAAACTTAAAGTCCGTCAGAGAGGGAGAGCCCATGTGGTACTCTATACAGACCCTGCCCGAGATAGTAAAGGAGCAGTTATACCCGTACGAAATAGGCAAGGTTTCAAAGCCCATAGATACTGGTGCAGGGTATCTTATACTCAAGATAGTGGACAAAAGAGGAGGTGGCATCATGCCCCTTGAATCTGCAAAGCCCTTGGTAAGAGAAAGACTTTTAAAGGAAAAAAGACAGGAGGTTTTTAGAGAATGGTTTCAAAGAGTATCAAAGGACTATCGTGTGGAGTTCTTCTTCTGGCAGTTATAG
- a CDS encoding peptidylprolyl isomerase: MVSKSIKGLSCGVLLLAVIVLGAFAQKLVDRVVASVNGEPILESDVKLGELFYGTKDRKQVIDKLIDTYLIAQFLESKGGQVPQEYINKALSDIAKANNTDIEGLAKELAREGLTVEDLRRFLEKEILATQGLNFYLSKEIKVSQLDVELEKLKKGQVKLKRDIDLVVLDKKDGDKLLKLMEQKKTLPEIAKALSTNVESVSVEKGDLVEPLDKEVWKASIGSLVVAEDDQHIYLAQIKDQKETYSGVSEEQLREQIFLKKLEERREELISSLKKKSFVKILPDAYSIGS; encoded by the coding sequence ATGGTTTCAAAGAGTATCAAAGGACTATCGTGTGGAGTTCTTCTTCTGGCAGTTATAGTGCTCGGCGCCTTTGCACAGAAGCTTGTTGATAGAGTGGTAGCGTCAGTAAACGGTGAACCCATACTTGAAAGTGATGTAAAATTAGGTGAGCTTTTTTACGGCACCAAGGATAGAAAACAGGTAATAGATAAGCTCATTGACACATACCTTATTGCTCAGTTTTTAGAAAGCAAAGGAGGACAGGTGCCTCAAGAATACATAAATAAGGCGCTTTCTGACATAGCCAAGGCTAACAACACTGATATAGAAGGGCTTGCGAAAGAGCTTGCCAGAGAAGGTCTCACCGTTGAGGACCTAAGGAGGTTTCTTGAAAAGGAAATCTTAGCCACTCAGGGGCTAAACTTTTATCTTTCTAAGGAAATCAAAGTTTCCCAACTTGATGTGGAACTTGAAAAACTCAAAAAAGGTCAGGTAAAGCTAAAAAGGGATATAGACCTCGTGGTATTGGATAAAAAGGATGGCGATAAACTCCTCAAATTGATGGAGCAAAAAAAGACTCTTCCAGAAATAGCCAAGGCTCTATCCACTAATGTGGAGAGCGTCAGTGTAGAAAAGGGTGATCTCGTTGAGCCTCTTGATAAAGAAGTATGGAAGGCAAGTATAGGCAGTTTGGTAGTAGCGGAGGATGACCAGCACATCTACTTGGCACAGATAAAAGACCAAAAGGAAACCTACAGCGGTGTATCCGAAGAACAGCTAAGAGAGCAGATCTTTCTCAAAAAGCTTGAGGAAAGAAGAGAAGAGCTCATTAGCAGCCTGAAAAAAAAGAGTTTTGTAAAAATCCTTCCAGATGCGTATTCTATCGGTAGTTGA
- a CDS encoding glycosyltransferase family 4 protein, with protein MRILSVVDGIGWGGTKEQVYLLARELSKRAIETHMALSFEYTQMVEKLKEYGIKFHFFERHHKLARYSPANYYRLWKVIKENAFHVVLANSPHAFDYVRLVYPFLDKKPKLVVVKRSARVPNRMSLRFKYAYAHMVVAVSPAVKENLVKAGFPEQKVCVIESGIDTQRFRPDSLLGIQTREKLHIPLDAKVFINVANWNPEVKAQDKLIETFSKLSCRNCYLILVGIDTDQYAPKLAQKYGIKDKVLALGFREDVEALLNASDFFVLSSYLEGISNALLQAMACGKVVISTNAGGIGQVIKDGENGFLVDVGDFDHLLKKMQRAIELSDEEIKKLSTLAVKTAENFSISTTASKYQDLFERLLS; from the coding sequence ATGCGTATTCTATCGGTAGTTGACGGTATAGGGTGGGGTGGAACAAAAGAGCAAGTGTATCTCTTGGCGAGAGAGCTCTCAAAAAGAGCAATAGAAACTCACATGGCTCTGTCTTTTGAATACACCCAAATGGTAGAAAAGTTGAAGGAATACGGTATTAAGTTTCACTTTTTTGAGCGTCATCACAAGCTTGCAAGGTACAGTCCCGCAAACTACTACAGGCTTTGGAAAGTAATAAAGGAAAACGCATTTCATGTAGTGTTGGCTAACTCCCCTCATGCCTTTGACTATGTAAGATTAGTCTATCCCTTTTTAGATAAAAAGCCCAAGCTGGTGGTAGTCAAAAGGTCCGCAAGAGTACCCAACAGAATGTCCCTTAGGTTCAAGTATGCTTATGCCCATATGGTGGTGGCGGTCTCTCCTGCTGTTAAAGAAAACTTGGTTAAGGCGGGCTTTCCTGAGCAAAAGGTGTGCGTAATAGAAAGTGGTATAGATACACAGCGCTTTAGACCCGACTCACTCCTTGGCATACAGACAAGAGAGAAACTCCACATACCTTTGGATGCTAAGGTGTTTATCAATGTTGCCAACTGGAATCCTGAAGTAAAGGCACAGGATAAGCTCATAGAAACTTTTTCCAAGCTTTCTTGTAGAAACTGCTACCTCATACTTGTGGGTATAGATACAGACCAGTATGCTCCCAAGCTTGCGCAAAAGTATGGAATAAAGGACAAAGTTTTGGCTCTTGGTTTTAGAGAAGATGTGGAAGCACTTTTGAACGCTTCGGATTTTTTTGTGTTATCCTCTTACCTTGAGGGCATATCCAACGCACTTTTGCAAGCCATGGCTTGTGGTAAGGTGGTCATATCCACAAACGCAGGAGGAATAGGACAGGTGATAAAAGACGGAGAGAACGGTTTTTTAGTTGACGTAGGAGACTTTGATCACCTTCTTAAAAAAATGCAAAGGGCTATTGAACTTTCCGACGAGGAAATAAAAAAACTTTCTACACTCGCCGTAAAAACCGCAGAAAACTTTTCTATCAGCACAACAGCAAGCAAGTATCAAGACCTTTTTGAGAGGCTTTTGTCTTGA
- a CDS encoding polysaccharide deacetylase family protein, with protein MILVLVYHKVIKYPTFDLWWKTFDLQCSILKKHFKVITLDQVVEALSSGKLPKEPSVAITFDDGYADNYIYAYPILKKHRLKATLFVASSRIIKESGKRKNLEDYWKGKVSFRELYSPKSMWQANYLFLKEGKEADFLTQEELLSMMDVFEIGWHSKYHTKDFFQEKLIDIFDGKNYHWSVIHAYGEEPVKGFPLFPMKGSLCVLRGKVREEVKTFVKSLDDKFFQRKNWKEELRKELLKNFDSFLEFETQEERTERIRKEIEESIQDLKSITKVDVVHSAYPFGDYDPLLKEELSKRFVSAFTTEKRYITLQEDVHLLPRITVPKDMWSFLAILGKFLGSFLVRSGLRR; from the coding sequence TTGATATTGGTTCTTGTGTATCATAAAGTGATAAAGTATCCCACCTTTGATTTGTGGTGGAAAACCTTTGATTTACAATGTTCTATACTCAAAAAGCATTTTAAGGTCATCACCTTAGACCAAGTGGTAGAAGCATTAAGCAGTGGAAAACTTCCCAAAGAACCAAGCGTCGCCATAACCTTTGATGATGGTTATGCAGATAACTATATATACGCTTATCCTATTTTGAAAAAGCACCGCCTGAAAGCCACACTTTTTGTTGCCTCCTCAAGGATCATTAAAGAGTCTGGTAAAAGAAAGAACTTAGAAGATTACTGGAAGGGTAAAGTCTCCTTTAGAGAGCTTTATTCACCCAAGAGCATGTGGCAAGCCAATTACCTATTCCTAAAAGAAGGGAAAGAAGCGGATTTTTTGACGCAGGAGGAACTTTTGAGCATGATGGATGTTTTTGAGATAGGTTGGCATTCTAAGTATCATACAAAGGACTTTTTTCAAGAAAAGCTCATAGACATCTTTGATGGCAAAAATTACCACTGGTCTGTTATTCACGCTTACGGTGAAGAGCCTGTAAAAGGCTTTCCTTTGTTTCCCATGAAGGGCTCTCTTTGCGTACTCAGAGGCAAAGTCAGAGAGGAGGTGAAGACTTTTGTAAAAAGCTTAGATGACAAATTTTTCCAAAGAAAAAACTGGAAAGAAGAGCTAAGAAAAGAACTTTTGAAGAATTTTGATAGTTTTTTAGAGTTTGAAACGCAGGAAGAGAGAACGGAAAGAATAAGAAAGGAAATAGAGGAATCCATCCAAGATCTAAAGAGTATCACAAAAGTAGATGTGGTTCATTCCGCTTATCCCTTTGGAGATTACGACCCTCTGCTAAAAGAAGAGTTATCCAAGAGATTTGTTTCTGCCTTCACTACAGAAAAAAGGTATATAACCCTGCAGGAAGATGTACATCTTCTTCCGAGAATTACCGTCCCAAAAGATATGTGGTCTTTTTTAGCTATCTTAGGAAAGTTTTTAGGAAGTTTTTTAGTTCGCTCAGGCTTGAGAAGATAA